The following coding sequences are from one Humulus lupulus chromosome X, drHumLupu1.1, whole genome shotgun sequence window:
- the LOC133804293 gene encoding probable ubiquitin-like-specific protease 2B isoform X1 has translation MKTSPRRGMEVFDFKDDDEPSESIAGKILGKFKNPNSDEPVIVKYDLLECVAQGSSMQTKDVSISSVGVDADDCDFTSGNAILDASVKEIEENTNPTTGCTDNAQQMKFTTLEECSKVQLDNHESRDIFSEAEKTFSDLKSSSTEKNELNSDHSNPPSSDELDDVTSDAEESMSRSSHSNPESEMAEDDVSLNSYALNHCSGDLEMDDMIMTVVLFPDYVIYRDSYCTGPQLTFSKSSIKISYSTTSKYQEDFDIEWDIDDLINIKCQWFQTTETVMIKLQLISRDTFQDDVAHGTSGVDELKIAVVERNWPQKQEEIASLNQKYLAVWDLDPRDWTSATGPSMLLSSDMALGTDGDDSPEQMRYFPVFNESFEDVIYPKGDSDAVSISKRDVDLLQPDTFINDTIIDFYIQYLKSQIQHGERHRFHFFNSFFFRKLADLDKDPSSASDGKAAFQRVRKWTRRVQLFEKDFVFIPVNFSLHWSLIVICHPGEVPKSKDEDLDKSLKVPCILHMDSIKGNHAGLKSLMQSYLWEEWKERQRETSDEVSSRFHNLRFVSLELPQQENSFDCGLFLLHYLELFLTEVPVNFSPFKITKSSNFLNVNWFPPSEASLKRTLIQRLIFELLENRSRDVSSSTCSDEDQPSKFPEISENEGVEFISARCSPGLGRQENLTSSQAGQGIEITLLSASSMRNPECVNESSLVLRDLFDPGASTGSLLGHCQSFNEKSSIYHLNGTISPMEEDAETGEQFMFLHSGDAAGLDHMTGVAAQTCDVPYSSKDLGVENYDIGISLQAKCEEINSGNEPPVGASDDSSETCDVAERSSPKTEEENELKSLPVENLECTPEGLVSAPCELLAASATVEGSCCHDIMQSGNENGVPISSFPEYSGMPVSQDSSVATNGIGPCDNVQLIEDGMVIPDSPGEKPAKKQRLSPPTEGEGDIASLAEDSKL, from the exons ATGAAGACCTCTCCTCGTCGAGGTATGGAAGTTTTCGATTTCAAGGATGACGATGAGCCTTCGGAATCGATTGCTGGAAAAATTCTTGGCAAGTTCAAAAACCCTAATTCCGATGAACCCGTGATTGTGAAGTACGACCTTCTCGAATGTG TTGCCCAGGGGAGCAGCATGCAAACAAAAGATGTGAGTATATCTTCTGTAGGTGTTGATGCAGACGACTGTGATTTTACTTCTGGTAATGCTATTTTGGATGCCTCCGTGAAGGAAATTGAAGAGAATACCAATCCCACTACTGGGTGTACTGATAATGCCCAACAAATGAAATTCACGACTCTGGAAGAATGTTCTAAAGTCCAGTTAGACAACCACGAATCCAGAGATATTTTCTCTGAAGCAGAGAAAACATTCTCAGACCTTAAATCTTCTTCCACTGAGAAAAATGAGTTGAACTCTGATCATTCAAATCCTCCATCCAGC GATGAACTTGATGATGTGACTTCAGATGCTGAGGAAAGCATGAGTAGGAGCTCTCACTCAAATCCTGAATCTGAAATGGCAGAGGATGATG tttCATTGAACAGCTATGCACTGAATCACTGCTCTGGTGATTTGGAAATG GATGACATGATAATGACCGTTGTTCTATTTCCTGATTATGTTATATATCGGGATAGTTATTGTACTGGGCCCCAGTTGACTTTTTCCAAGAGTAGTATCAAAATCAGTTACTCAACTACATCTAAATACCAAGAAGATTTTGACATTGAATGGGATATTGATGATCTCATCAATATCAAATGTCAGTGGTTTCAAACG ACTGAGACTGTCATGATAAAACTCCAGTTGATATCAAGGGATACATTTCAAGATGATGTTGCGCATGGTACTTCAG GTGTTGATGAATTGAAGATTGCAGTTGTTGAACGTAACTGGCCCCAGAAACAGGAAGAGATAGCATCTTTAAATCAGAAATACTTGGCTGTATGGGATCTTGATCCACG GGATTGGACTTCAGCAACTGGGCCTTCAATGTTGCTAAG TAGTGATATGGCCCTTGGAACAGATGGGGATGATTCACCTGAACAGATGCGTTATTTTCCAGT TTTTAATGAGTCTTTTGAAGATGTCATCTATCCAAAAGGGGATTCAGACGCTGTCTCCATTAGTAAGAGAGACGTTGATTTATTACAGCCGGATACATTCATTAATGATACAATCATCGACTTCTACATCCA GTATTTAAAGAGTCAGATTCAACATGGGGAAAGACATAGATTCCACTTCTTCAATAGTTTTTTCTTCCGAAAGTTAGCTGACCTGGACAAAGATCCTTCAAGTGCTTCTGATGGCAAGGCTGCTTTTCAACGAGTTCGCAAATGGACAAGGAGAGTTCAATTATTTGAAAAGGACTTTGTTTTTATCCCTGTAAACTTCAG TCTACATTGGAGTCTCATAGTCATATGCCATCCTGGTGAAGTGCCTAAATCTAAGG ATGAAGACTTAGACAAGTCACTTAAAGTACCTTGTATACTGCATATGGATTCAATTAAAGGCAATCACGCTGGTCTCAAAAGTCTTATGCAGAG TTATTTGTGGGAAGAGTGGAAAGAGAGGCAAAGAGAAACTTCCGATGAGGTTTCATCAAGGTTCCACAATCTGCGGTTTGTCTCACTAGAG TTGCCACAACAGGAAAATTCATTTGATTGTGGCCTGTTTTTGCTCCACTATTTAGAGCTTTTTTTAACAGAAGTTCCAGTTAATTTCAGTCCATTCAAGATAACAAAGTCCTCCAACTTT CTTAATGTCAACTGGTTTCCACCTTCTGAGGCTTCACTGAAGCGTACATTAATCCAGAGATTGATTTTTGAACTCCTTGAAAACCGTTCTCGAGATGTTTCTTCATCAACATGCAGTGATGAGGATCAACCCTCAAAATTTCCAGAAATCAGTGAAAATGAAGGTGTGGAGTTTATTTCAGCAAGATGCAGTCCTGGTCTAGGTCGTCAAGAGAACTTAACAAGTTCTCAAGCTGGCCAGGGAATTGAGATCACTCTTTTATCAGCATCTTCCATGAGGAATCCAGAGTGTGTTAATGAGTCTAGCTTGGTTCTCAGGGATCTTTTTGACCCTGGAGCCTCTACCGGATCTTTACTGGGGCATTGTcaatcttttaatgaaaagtcatCTATTTATCATCTCAATGGAACTATATCACCTATGGAG GAGGATGCGGAAACTGGTGAACAATTTATGTTTTTGCATTCTGGAGATGCCGCCGGACTTGATCATATGACTGGAGTTGCTGCTCAAACTTGTGATGTTCCTTATTCGTCGAAAGATCTTGGAGTAGAGAATTATGACATAGGAATCTCTTTACAAGCAAAGTGCGAGGAGATCAACTCAGGGAATGAGCCACCAGTAGGCGCCTCAGATGATTCTTCAGAGACTTGTGATGTTGCTGAACGTTCTAGCCCAAAAACAGAGGAAGAAAATGAACTAAAATCTTTGCCTGTGGAAAACTTGGAATGCACACCGGAAGGTCTTGTTTCTGCTCCCTGTGAGTTGCTAGCCGCATCTGCAACTGTTGAAGGTTCTTGCTGCCATGATATCATGCAGAGTGGCAACGAAAATGGAGTCCCTATTTCCTCATTCCCTGAATACTCCGGTATGCCAGTGTCTCAAGACTCAAGTGTGGCAACCAATGGGATTGGACCGTGTGACAATGTGCAGTTGATCGAGGATGGCATGGTGATTCCAGACTCACCTGGAGAGAAACCTGCAAAGAAGCAGCGGCTTTCACCTCCCACAGAAGGTGAAGGTGATATAGCTTCATTGGCTGAGGATTCAAAATTGTAG
- the LOC133804293 gene encoding probable ubiquitin-like-specific protease 2B isoform X2, with protein sequence MKTSPRRGMEVFDFKDDDEPSESIAGKILGKFKNPNSDEPVIVKYDLLECVAQGSSMQTKDVSISSVGVDADDCDFTSGNAILDASVKEIEENTNPTTGCTDNAQQMKFTTLEECSKVQLDNHESRDIFSEAEKTFSDLKSSSTEKNELNSDHSNPPSSDELDDVTSDAEESMSRSSHSNPESEMAEDDVSLNSYALNHCSGDLEMDDMIMTVVLFPDYVIYRDSYCTGPQLTFSKSSIKISYSTTSKYQEDFDIEWDIDDLINIKCQWFQTTETVMIKLQLISRDTFQDDVAHGTSGVDELKIAVVERNWPQKQEEIASLNQKYLAVWDLDPRDWTSATGPSMLLSDMALGTDGDDSPEQMRYFPVFNESFEDVIYPKGDSDAVSISKRDVDLLQPDTFINDTIIDFYIQYLKSQIQHGERHRFHFFNSFFFRKLADLDKDPSSASDGKAAFQRVRKWTRRVQLFEKDFVFIPVNFSLHWSLIVICHPGEVPKSKDEDLDKSLKVPCILHMDSIKGNHAGLKSLMQSYLWEEWKERQRETSDEVSSRFHNLRFVSLELPQQENSFDCGLFLLHYLELFLTEVPVNFSPFKITKSSNFLNVNWFPPSEASLKRTLIQRLIFELLENRSRDVSSSTCSDEDQPSKFPEISENEGVEFISARCSPGLGRQENLTSSQAGQGIEITLLSASSMRNPECVNESSLVLRDLFDPGASTGSLLGHCQSFNEKSSIYHLNGTISPMEEDAETGEQFMFLHSGDAAGLDHMTGVAAQTCDVPYSSKDLGVENYDIGISLQAKCEEINSGNEPPVGASDDSSETCDVAERSSPKTEEENELKSLPVENLECTPEGLVSAPCELLAASATVEGSCCHDIMQSGNENGVPISSFPEYSGMPVSQDSSVATNGIGPCDNVQLIEDGMVIPDSPGEKPAKKQRLSPPTEGEGDIASLAEDSKL encoded by the exons ATGAAGACCTCTCCTCGTCGAGGTATGGAAGTTTTCGATTTCAAGGATGACGATGAGCCTTCGGAATCGATTGCTGGAAAAATTCTTGGCAAGTTCAAAAACCCTAATTCCGATGAACCCGTGATTGTGAAGTACGACCTTCTCGAATGTG TTGCCCAGGGGAGCAGCATGCAAACAAAAGATGTGAGTATATCTTCTGTAGGTGTTGATGCAGACGACTGTGATTTTACTTCTGGTAATGCTATTTTGGATGCCTCCGTGAAGGAAATTGAAGAGAATACCAATCCCACTACTGGGTGTACTGATAATGCCCAACAAATGAAATTCACGACTCTGGAAGAATGTTCTAAAGTCCAGTTAGACAACCACGAATCCAGAGATATTTTCTCTGAAGCAGAGAAAACATTCTCAGACCTTAAATCTTCTTCCACTGAGAAAAATGAGTTGAACTCTGATCATTCAAATCCTCCATCCAGC GATGAACTTGATGATGTGACTTCAGATGCTGAGGAAAGCATGAGTAGGAGCTCTCACTCAAATCCTGAATCTGAAATGGCAGAGGATGATG tttCATTGAACAGCTATGCACTGAATCACTGCTCTGGTGATTTGGAAATG GATGACATGATAATGACCGTTGTTCTATTTCCTGATTATGTTATATATCGGGATAGTTATTGTACTGGGCCCCAGTTGACTTTTTCCAAGAGTAGTATCAAAATCAGTTACTCAACTACATCTAAATACCAAGAAGATTTTGACATTGAATGGGATATTGATGATCTCATCAATATCAAATGTCAGTGGTTTCAAACG ACTGAGACTGTCATGATAAAACTCCAGTTGATATCAAGGGATACATTTCAAGATGATGTTGCGCATGGTACTTCAG GTGTTGATGAATTGAAGATTGCAGTTGTTGAACGTAACTGGCCCCAGAAACAGGAAGAGATAGCATCTTTAAATCAGAAATACTTGGCTGTATGGGATCTTGATCCACG GGATTGGACTTCAGCAACTGGGCCTTCAATGTTGCTAAG TGATATGGCCCTTGGAACAGATGGGGATGATTCACCTGAACAGATGCGTTATTTTCCAGT TTTTAATGAGTCTTTTGAAGATGTCATCTATCCAAAAGGGGATTCAGACGCTGTCTCCATTAGTAAGAGAGACGTTGATTTATTACAGCCGGATACATTCATTAATGATACAATCATCGACTTCTACATCCA GTATTTAAAGAGTCAGATTCAACATGGGGAAAGACATAGATTCCACTTCTTCAATAGTTTTTTCTTCCGAAAGTTAGCTGACCTGGACAAAGATCCTTCAAGTGCTTCTGATGGCAAGGCTGCTTTTCAACGAGTTCGCAAATGGACAAGGAGAGTTCAATTATTTGAAAAGGACTTTGTTTTTATCCCTGTAAACTTCAG TCTACATTGGAGTCTCATAGTCATATGCCATCCTGGTGAAGTGCCTAAATCTAAGG ATGAAGACTTAGACAAGTCACTTAAAGTACCTTGTATACTGCATATGGATTCAATTAAAGGCAATCACGCTGGTCTCAAAAGTCTTATGCAGAG TTATTTGTGGGAAGAGTGGAAAGAGAGGCAAAGAGAAACTTCCGATGAGGTTTCATCAAGGTTCCACAATCTGCGGTTTGTCTCACTAGAG TTGCCACAACAGGAAAATTCATTTGATTGTGGCCTGTTTTTGCTCCACTATTTAGAGCTTTTTTTAACAGAAGTTCCAGTTAATTTCAGTCCATTCAAGATAACAAAGTCCTCCAACTTT CTTAATGTCAACTGGTTTCCACCTTCTGAGGCTTCACTGAAGCGTACATTAATCCAGAGATTGATTTTTGAACTCCTTGAAAACCGTTCTCGAGATGTTTCTTCATCAACATGCAGTGATGAGGATCAACCCTCAAAATTTCCAGAAATCAGTGAAAATGAAGGTGTGGAGTTTATTTCAGCAAGATGCAGTCCTGGTCTAGGTCGTCAAGAGAACTTAACAAGTTCTCAAGCTGGCCAGGGAATTGAGATCACTCTTTTATCAGCATCTTCCATGAGGAATCCAGAGTGTGTTAATGAGTCTAGCTTGGTTCTCAGGGATCTTTTTGACCCTGGAGCCTCTACCGGATCTTTACTGGGGCATTGTcaatcttttaatgaaaagtcatCTATTTATCATCTCAATGGAACTATATCACCTATGGAG GAGGATGCGGAAACTGGTGAACAATTTATGTTTTTGCATTCTGGAGATGCCGCCGGACTTGATCATATGACTGGAGTTGCTGCTCAAACTTGTGATGTTCCTTATTCGTCGAAAGATCTTGGAGTAGAGAATTATGACATAGGAATCTCTTTACAAGCAAAGTGCGAGGAGATCAACTCAGGGAATGAGCCACCAGTAGGCGCCTCAGATGATTCTTCAGAGACTTGTGATGTTGCTGAACGTTCTAGCCCAAAAACAGAGGAAGAAAATGAACTAAAATCTTTGCCTGTGGAAAACTTGGAATGCACACCGGAAGGTCTTGTTTCTGCTCCCTGTGAGTTGCTAGCCGCATCTGCAACTGTTGAAGGTTCTTGCTGCCATGATATCATGCAGAGTGGCAACGAAAATGGAGTCCCTATTTCCTCATTCCCTGAATACTCCGGTATGCCAGTGTCTCAAGACTCAAGTGTGGCAACCAATGGGATTGGACCGTGTGACAATGTGCAGTTGATCGAGGATGGCATGGTGATTCCAGACTCACCTGGAGAGAAACCTGCAAAGAAGCAGCGGCTTTCACCTCCCACAGAAGGTGAAGGTGATATAGCTTCATTGGCTGAGGATTCAAAATTGTAG
- the LOC133804293 gene encoding probable ubiquitin-like-specific protease 2B isoform X3 has product MKTSPRRGMEVFDFKDDDEPSESIAGKILGKFKNPNSDEPVIVKYDLLECVAQGSSMQTKDVSISSVGVDADDCDFTSGNAILDASVKEIEENTNPTTGCTDNAQQMKFTTLEECSKVQLDNHESRDIFSEAEKTFSDLKSSSTEKNELNSDHSNPPSSDELDDVTSDAEESMSRSSHSNPESEMAEDDVSLNSYALNHCSGDLEMDDMIMTVVLFPDYVIYRDSYCTGPQLTFSKSSIKISYSTTSKYQEDFDIEWDIDDLINIKCQWFQTTETVMIKLQLISRDTFQDDVAHGTSGVDELKIAVVERNWPQKQEEIASLNQKYLAVWDLDPRSDMALGTDGDDSPEQMRYFPVFNESFEDVIYPKGDSDAVSISKRDVDLLQPDTFINDTIIDFYIQYLKSQIQHGERHRFHFFNSFFFRKLADLDKDPSSASDGKAAFQRVRKWTRRVQLFEKDFVFIPVNFSLHWSLIVICHPGEVPKSKDEDLDKSLKVPCILHMDSIKGNHAGLKSLMQSYLWEEWKERQRETSDEVSSRFHNLRFVSLELPQQENSFDCGLFLLHYLELFLTEVPVNFSPFKITKSSNFLNVNWFPPSEASLKRTLIQRLIFELLENRSRDVSSSTCSDEDQPSKFPEISENEGVEFISARCSPGLGRQENLTSSQAGQGIEITLLSASSMRNPECVNESSLVLRDLFDPGASTGSLLGHCQSFNEKSSIYHLNGTISPMEEDAETGEQFMFLHSGDAAGLDHMTGVAAQTCDVPYSSKDLGVENYDIGISLQAKCEEINSGNEPPVGASDDSSETCDVAERSSPKTEEENELKSLPVENLECTPEGLVSAPCELLAASATVEGSCCHDIMQSGNENGVPISSFPEYSGMPVSQDSSVATNGIGPCDNVQLIEDGMVIPDSPGEKPAKKQRLSPPTEGEGDIASLAEDSKL; this is encoded by the exons ATGAAGACCTCTCCTCGTCGAGGTATGGAAGTTTTCGATTTCAAGGATGACGATGAGCCTTCGGAATCGATTGCTGGAAAAATTCTTGGCAAGTTCAAAAACCCTAATTCCGATGAACCCGTGATTGTGAAGTACGACCTTCTCGAATGTG TTGCCCAGGGGAGCAGCATGCAAACAAAAGATGTGAGTATATCTTCTGTAGGTGTTGATGCAGACGACTGTGATTTTACTTCTGGTAATGCTATTTTGGATGCCTCCGTGAAGGAAATTGAAGAGAATACCAATCCCACTACTGGGTGTACTGATAATGCCCAACAAATGAAATTCACGACTCTGGAAGAATGTTCTAAAGTCCAGTTAGACAACCACGAATCCAGAGATATTTTCTCTGAAGCAGAGAAAACATTCTCAGACCTTAAATCTTCTTCCACTGAGAAAAATGAGTTGAACTCTGATCATTCAAATCCTCCATCCAGC GATGAACTTGATGATGTGACTTCAGATGCTGAGGAAAGCATGAGTAGGAGCTCTCACTCAAATCCTGAATCTGAAATGGCAGAGGATGATG tttCATTGAACAGCTATGCACTGAATCACTGCTCTGGTGATTTGGAAATG GATGACATGATAATGACCGTTGTTCTATTTCCTGATTATGTTATATATCGGGATAGTTATTGTACTGGGCCCCAGTTGACTTTTTCCAAGAGTAGTATCAAAATCAGTTACTCAACTACATCTAAATACCAAGAAGATTTTGACATTGAATGGGATATTGATGATCTCATCAATATCAAATGTCAGTGGTTTCAAACG ACTGAGACTGTCATGATAAAACTCCAGTTGATATCAAGGGATACATTTCAAGATGATGTTGCGCATGGTACTTCAG GTGTTGATGAATTGAAGATTGCAGTTGTTGAACGTAACTGGCCCCAGAAACAGGAAGAGATAGCATCTTTAAATCAGAAATACTTGGCTGTATGGGATCTTGATCCACG TAGTGATATGGCCCTTGGAACAGATGGGGATGATTCACCTGAACAGATGCGTTATTTTCCAGT TTTTAATGAGTCTTTTGAAGATGTCATCTATCCAAAAGGGGATTCAGACGCTGTCTCCATTAGTAAGAGAGACGTTGATTTATTACAGCCGGATACATTCATTAATGATACAATCATCGACTTCTACATCCA GTATTTAAAGAGTCAGATTCAACATGGGGAAAGACATAGATTCCACTTCTTCAATAGTTTTTTCTTCCGAAAGTTAGCTGACCTGGACAAAGATCCTTCAAGTGCTTCTGATGGCAAGGCTGCTTTTCAACGAGTTCGCAAATGGACAAGGAGAGTTCAATTATTTGAAAAGGACTTTGTTTTTATCCCTGTAAACTTCAG TCTACATTGGAGTCTCATAGTCATATGCCATCCTGGTGAAGTGCCTAAATCTAAGG ATGAAGACTTAGACAAGTCACTTAAAGTACCTTGTATACTGCATATGGATTCAATTAAAGGCAATCACGCTGGTCTCAAAAGTCTTATGCAGAG TTATTTGTGGGAAGAGTGGAAAGAGAGGCAAAGAGAAACTTCCGATGAGGTTTCATCAAGGTTCCACAATCTGCGGTTTGTCTCACTAGAG TTGCCACAACAGGAAAATTCATTTGATTGTGGCCTGTTTTTGCTCCACTATTTAGAGCTTTTTTTAACAGAAGTTCCAGTTAATTTCAGTCCATTCAAGATAACAAAGTCCTCCAACTTT CTTAATGTCAACTGGTTTCCACCTTCTGAGGCTTCACTGAAGCGTACATTAATCCAGAGATTGATTTTTGAACTCCTTGAAAACCGTTCTCGAGATGTTTCTTCATCAACATGCAGTGATGAGGATCAACCCTCAAAATTTCCAGAAATCAGTGAAAATGAAGGTGTGGAGTTTATTTCAGCAAGATGCAGTCCTGGTCTAGGTCGTCAAGAGAACTTAACAAGTTCTCAAGCTGGCCAGGGAATTGAGATCACTCTTTTATCAGCATCTTCCATGAGGAATCCAGAGTGTGTTAATGAGTCTAGCTTGGTTCTCAGGGATCTTTTTGACCCTGGAGCCTCTACCGGATCTTTACTGGGGCATTGTcaatcttttaatgaaaagtcatCTATTTATCATCTCAATGGAACTATATCACCTATGGAG GAGGATGCGGAAACTGGTGAACAATTTATGTTTTTGCATTCTGGAGATGCCGCCGGACTTGATCATATGACTGGAGTTGCTGCTCAAACTTGTGATGTTCCTTATTCGTCGAAAGATCTTGGAGTAGAGAATTATGACATAGGAATCTCTTTACAAGCAAAGTGCGAGGAGATCAACTCAGGGAATGAGCCACCAGTAGGCGCCTCAGATGATTCTTCAGAGACTTGTGATGTTGCTGAACGTTCTAGCCCAAAAACAGAGGAAGAAAATGAACTAAAATCTTTGCCTGTGGAAAACTTGGAATGCACACCGGAAGGTCTTGTTTCTGCTCCCTGTGAGTTGCTAGCCGCATCTGCAACTGTTGAAGGTTCTTGCTGCCATGATATCATGCAGAGTGGCAACGAAAATGGAGTCCCTATTTCCTCATTCCCTGAATACTCCGGTATGCCAGTGTCTCAAGACTCAAGTGTGGCAACCAATGGGATTGGACCGTGTGACAATGTGCAGTTGATCGAGGATGGCATGGTGATTCCAGACTCACCTGGAGAGAAACCTGCAAAGAAGCAGCGGCTTTCACCTCCCACAGAAGGTGAAGGTGATATAGCTTCATTGGCTGAGGATTCAAAATTGTAG